In Candidatus Omnitrophota bacterium, a single window of DNA contains:
- a CDS encoding zf-HC2 domain-containing protein, which produces MPDKFDPKGRDCCARLRKCLSDYMEGDLDSASCQGLEAHMDSCPSCRHFVETLKSAVGLFREYLS; this is translated from the coding sequence ATGCCTGATAAGTTTGATCCCAAAGGCCGGGATTGCTGCGCCCGGCTCCGGAAATGCCTTTCCGACTACATGGAAGGAGACTTGGACTCCGCCTCCTGTCAGGGGCTGGAAGCCCACATGGATTCTTGTCCGTCATGTCGGCATTTTGTGGAGACCCTCAAGTCTGCTGTGGGCCTTTTCCGGGAGTACCTGTCGTAA
- a CDS encoding TolC family protein, which translates to MKAGKKQMVVLGVALSLVFPVVPPSFAASEVSLAEYSALVLQYYPALRKQLSRVSQAVARKGQARSGHMPRLSALASVGSTNDPVGVFSSKLKQESFTAADFEISRLNSPDARTNFQGALEAHIPLFNAFQTLTSVEAAEHILNSEEYGQQSLRMEALLSASRVYMESLLWQEIDQVSQAVLEAALKDLEQAEDLKDRGVVLGADYYAAQVVERSLKQFDLQAKARVQAILHQAEVLAGGRISGQKPEGELPLPGPEEGALPDWLDRAHAHRPDIKALHEVIAAQEQWLKKEKRAYLPRVNAFGRVESNTRDFEGSGENYTAGLLGRMDLWDPSRAGRVGEQEQVLEELGCDLQQLRDAVSVEVSDAWQHCQALRRQVPEAAQAVRDAEEAVRLVIPLYEEGRKSIADLLELRKIYLDTRVRLGQLKVEAELGYLQLMALAGELNETHIQQLSRRLGS; encoded by the coding sequence ATGAAGGCTGGGAAAAAGCAAATGGTGGTCTTGGGCGTCGCGTTGAGTTTGGTGTTTCCCGTAGTACCGCCCAGTTTCGCAGCGTCCGAAGTTTCGCTTGCGGAATACAGTGCCCTGGTCCTGCAATACTATCCTGCGCTCAGGAAACAACTGTCGCGGGTGAGCCAGGCAGTTGCCCGCAAAGGACAGGCCCGCAGCGGGCACATGCCCCGGCTCAGCGCCCTGGCGTCTGTGGGAAGCACCAATGACCCGGTCGGGGTGTTTTCCAGCAAACTCAAACAAGAGTCCTTTACTGCGGCGGATTTTGAAATCAGCCGGCTCAATTCGCCGGATGCGCGCACAAATTTCCAAGGGGCGCTTGAGGCCCATATCCCTCTGTTCAACGCGTTTCAGACCTTAACTTCCGTGGAGGCCGCAGAACATATACTCAACTCGGAGGAGTACGGACAGCAGAGCCTTCGAATGGAAGCGCTGCTGAGCGCAAGCCGGGTGTATATGGAAAGCCTTTTGTGGCAGGAGATCGACCAGGTTTCCCAGGCAGTTTTGGAAGCCGCGCTCAAGGACCTGGAGCAGGCTGAGGATTTAAAGGATCGCGGCGTTGTCTTGGGCGCAGACTATTACGCGGCACAAGTTGTGGAGCGCAGCCTTAAACAATTTGATCTTCAGGCCAAGGCGCGGGTGCAGGCGATTTTGCACCAGGCAGAGGTGTTGGCCGGGGGCCGGATCAGCGGGCAGAAGCCCGAAGGTGAATTGCCTTTGCCGGGGCCGGAAGAGGGCGCGCTCCCTGACTGGTTGGACCGGGCTCATGCGCATCGGCCGGACATCAAAGCTTTGCATGAAGTGATTGCCGCACAGGAGCAATGGCTCAAAAAGGAAAAGCGGGCCTATCTTCCGCGGGTCAACGCCTTTGGCCGCGTGGAGAGCAATACCCGGGATTTTGAGGGTTCCGGAGAAAACTACACGGCCGGCCTTCTGGGCCGCATGGATCTGTGGGATCCTTCCCGTGCAGGGCGTGTGGGTGAACAAGAACAGGTCCTGGAAGAACTCGGCTGCGATCTGCAGCAGTTGAGGGATGCCGTTTCTGTGGAAGTATCGGATGCCTGGCAACACTGCCAGGCTTTGCGCCGGCAGGTTCCCGAGGCGGCTCAGGCTGTCCGGGATGCGGAGGAAGCTGTCCGGCTCGTCATTCCACTTTATGAAGAAGGGCGCAAGTCCATCGCCGATTTGCTGGAACTGCGCAAGATTTATTTGGATACGCGCGTGCGTCTCGGGCAACTGAAAGTTGAGGCAGAACTCGGGTATTTACAGCTCATGGCCCTGGCAGGCGAACTTAACGAAACTCATATCCAACAACTCTCCCGGAGACTAGGGTCCTAA
- a CDS encoding DUF302 domain-containing protein translates to MGGIILALFLLVPGLMLNIHESRYLTVEETCQKLQAAIVENGWTSPAIRNMNEAMAKNGVTLERQVRVVELCKGAYAKDILSQNPELSTMMPCAFGVYEGNNKKIYISGMNTGFMGKFFGGYVARIMGGLVAGDEKRILKSVLRD, encoded by the coding sequence ATGGGCGGCATCATTTTAGCCCTGTTCCTTTTGGTTCCAGGACTGATGTTGAATATTCATGAGAGTAGATACCTGACTGTGGAGGAAACTTGTCAAAAATTGCAGGCGGCTATTGTGGAAAATGGGTGGACATCCCCGGCAATACGCAACATGAATGAGGCAATGGCTAAAAATGGTGTGACGCTGGAAAGGCAAGTAAGAGTGGTAGAACTTTGCAAGGGTGCGTATGCAAAGGATATTCTCAGCCAAAACCCGGAGTTGTCGACAATGATGCCCTGCGCCTTTGGGGTTTACGAGGGTAACAATAAGAAGATCTATATTTCCGGGATGAATACCGGATTTATGGGGAAATTTTTTGGCGGTTATGTAGCCAGAATCATGGGAGGTCTTGTTGCAGGAGATGAAAAGCGGATCTTGAAGAGTGTGTTGAGGGACTGA